TCGCTCCCGTTCCTTCGTGTCCGAACGAGCAGATCGCCGTTCGACTGCTGTTCGGTCTCGTAGCTGACCGTCCCTGTCCGCAGCCCAAACAGTGCTGAGGTTTTGTATGCTACGCCATTCTCGTGGGCTTCGGTGCCATCACCATCAGCGAGCGCGGCCGACCACGCGGCTATCGGATGATCACCGTTTTTGAACTCCTCGCGGACATCTACAGCCGAGCGGTCGGTCACGAAATGGAGTTCCGCCTTGACCGTGAAAACGGGGAGAACGACGAGGACGGAAGCCTCCAGGGAGAAGATGATCCAAAACAGCTCTCCTTCGGTTCTGAACAGATGTATTCCTCCTCCCAGTAGTCCAGCAAGCAGTAGAATCGTTACCCAGACAACAATAACCATGCGACGATATCCCCGTCGAGGGTGCGTTGCCGCAGTTTCATCCATACCGGGACATCAAAGTATTGATTATAAATGATTTCGATATGGATGTATATCGTTATGTATTTGAAAGCACACAGGTAAGTGCAAGCGGACGATCTCAGTCGTCACTCGGGATAGTGGCACGCTCGCCCGGTTCGGATCCCTGTCGCTCATTAGCGAGCGTCCTGATCCGGTCCATCGGTGTTGTTGGGGGGGCTTCCTCGGCGGTAGCGGACGGGACGACCCATTCGAGTTCCCCGTTGCGCCGGCAGGCCATCGCCACGCTCGGCAACGAGATGAACTCGTGGGTTTCGCCGGTGATCGCCGAATGAACGGTCTCCCGGTCGAACCCGCCTTCGAGCGTCGCACCGCACTCGGTGGCCCACTGTTTGAACTCGGCGACTCGCTCTCGGATCGTTGCCCCGGCGTCCGTACGAGCGACTGCGGGATCGGTGCTTACCCGCGAACCCCACACCGTGACTGTGTAGTCGTCGATCTCCCCATCGGTCCTGAACGCCTCGAGACGGTCGATCATCGTCTCCACTTGTACCCCGGTTCCCGAGGAAAGTGACCGAACGTACAGTTCTATTCTCGTGGACGATCTGGCATTGTCGGACATCTTGTCTGTACACCACGGCGTAAACGACCAAAAACGTTCGCTACGTTTCCTACGGTGACAATCCATCCCGCAATACATTACAAATGTACATATTTACAGGACCGGACTGGTCGATACGTATCAGTCGTGGCTATGGTCTACTAACGTGACGGGGTACAGGAACGTCGGTGGCCTGGTGGATCATTCGCGTTTATCTTCATATCGGCTCCACGCCAGTTCCGGGTCGGTCGACCGTCGACAGATCGATGGTTCCCTCCGACATCCGAATTCCGTCGTAGGGGTCCTCTGCGAGGAGGAGTGATCCATCCAGGTCGGCGTAGTCGACCAGCGGCGTGAGGTGGCACGCGCTGGCGATGACGGCGTTCGTCTCGACCATACAGCCGAGCATGACCTCAAGGTCGTGCGCGCGGGCGGCATGTATCAGCCGGAGCGCTTGGAGTGGCCCGCCGCACTTCATGAGTTTGACCACGACGACGTCGGAGCGGTCGGCCACGTTCGGCACGTCAGATGGTACCACACACGACTCGTCGACGGCGATCGGGAGGCGAGCGTGTTCGTAGACGAACCGGAGGCCCTCGCTGTCAGTGGCAGCAACTGGCTGTTCGAGGAATTCGACGTCGTGTTTGGCGAGCGTTTTGCTCATTTCGACCGCTTCTCGGGGCGTCCATCCCTCGTTGGCGTCGACGCGGATCCGTGCCTCGGGGGCAGCGGTACGGACGGCCTCGACGAT
The sequence above is drawn from the Halocatena salina genome and encodes:
- a CDS encoding HTH domain-containing protein; the protein is MSDNARSSTRIELYVRSLSSGTGVQVETMIDRLEAFRTDGEIDDYTVTVWGSRVSTDPAVARTDAGATIRERVAEFKQWATECGATLEGGFDRETVHSAITGETHEFISLPSVAMACRRNGELEWVVPSATAEEAPPTTPMDRIRTLANERQGSEPGERATIPSDD
- a CDS encoding dipeptide epimerase; this encodes MTQSVDLEASFERVSLPLDQPFTISRGTTETTENVVVRIDDGERTGIGAAAPDPYYGETPATVESVLPDLFDALETVGDPLNRTAITREMDDRVRGNAAAKAAVSIAVHDLVGKRLDLPLYRLFGLDPSRSITSSFTVGLDDPQTMADNARDAVDEGYTVLKMKLGSDRDPEIVEAVRTAAPEARIRVDANEGWTPREAVEMSKTLAKHDVEFLEQPVAATDSEGLRFVYEHARLPIAVDESCVVPSDVPNVADRSDVVVVKLMKCGGPLQALRLIHAARAHDLEVMLGCMVETNAVIASACHLTPLVDYADLDGSLLLAEDPYDGIRMSEGTIDLSTVDRPGTGVEPI